The Episyrphus balteatus chromosome 4, idEpiBalt1.1, whole genome shotgun sequence genome includes a window with the following:
- the LOC129918051 gene encoding odorant receptor 2a → MVLPQIHTNDAFHYHWMVWKLTGIKAPNGFPQLPYTIYAISINLFVTILFPLTLIMNLFYTDGLQEVCENLTITITDTIANLKFLNVFFVRSKLLSIKDIVDKLDIRAQNEPGQRKVLQQSVQTARATFKMFWGLYSFGTFLSLCKIAIANDRSLLYPAWFPLDWRNSMGQYTIVLGYQLFGLIVQAIQDVANDSYPAAYLCILTGHLRALGLRVRKIGKNSNNLEANYSKLIACIKDHQIILELHVIIQGIISTACLAQFICSGLVQCTVGIYVLFIMGKNEISALILSGIFFLAVTLESFLICYFGHNLKQESEDLTNAIYDCNWTNQLPKFKRTLVFFMMRTHRHNVILAGNYIPVDFPTFLLIMKYSYSVFTLLVRLK, encoded by the exons ATGGTTTTACCTCAAATACACACTAACGACGCATTCCACTATCATTGGATGGTTTGGAAACTGACTGGTATCAAAGCCCCAAATGGATTTCCGCAACTGCCTTACACGATTTACgctatttcaataaatttattcgtGACAATTCTGTTCCCACTTACTCTCATCATGAATCTTTTTTACACCGATGGACTACAAGAGGTCTGTGAGAATCTCACAATAACCATTACAGATACCATAGCGAATTTGAAGTTTCTTAACGTGTTCTTTGTCCGTTCAAAATTGCTGTCCATCAAAGATATTGTGGACAAGCTAGATATTCGAGCACAAAATGAACCTGGTCAACGAAAGGTTCTTCAACAATCGGTGCAAACTGCGCGGGCTACTTTTAAGATGTTTTGGGGTCTTTATAGCTTTGGAACATTCTTAAGTTTGTGCAAAATTGCAATTGCTAACGATAGAAGTCTTCTCTATCCAGCTTGGTTTCCATTAGATTGGAGAAACTCAATGGGACAATATACAATTGTTTTGGGATACCAGCTTTTTGGTCTGATTGTGCAGGCTATTCAAGATGTGGCCAATGACTCGTATCCAGCAGCTTATTTGTGTATCCTCACAGGACATCTTCGTGCCCTTGGTTTGAGAGTaagaaagataggaaagaataGTAACAATTTGGAagcaaattattcaaaattaattgcttGCATTAAAGATCATCAAATTATTTTGGA ACTCCATGTGATTATTCAAGGAATTATATCTACAGCCTGTTTGGCTCAATTCATTTGCTCTGGATTGGTTCAGTGCACAGTTGGAATCTACGTTCTTTTCATAATGGGAAAGAATGAAATATCAGCATTGATATTATCGgggatattttttttggcaGTTACTTTGGAAAGTTTTTTGATTTGTTATTTTGGCCACAATTTGAAACAGGAAAGTGAAGACCTAACCAATGCTATATACGATTGCAATTGGACGAATCAGTTACCAAAGTTTAAAAGGACTCTTGTGTTTTTTATGATGCGTACTCATCGACATAATGTCATATTGGCTGGGAACTATATCCCTGTGGATTTTCCAACATTTTTATTG attatgAAATATTCTTATTCAGTTTTCACATTGCTTGTTCGATTGAAATAA